aatatacttaaagATACCTATCctacaataaaatcaaaatactatTCTCCTTTCATACTTGCATCATTTGTTaccatttaaaattattatattaaaagaataattttatatatcacAGTGCCTAAATTTTCATATCCTCACTTATTTTCCTCCAAACTTAACAACCAATATTGTAACTTAAAGaactcttttaaatattaagaaaattaacctcattttaattatataagattTTTAATACTTATAATTATATAACTCTTCCATTCTAATTTATTTTGGCTGACTAAAAGTAATGACTTTTGTTCCACCAATCACGTTAACCATAAATATAAGTGTAGAAATACGTTTCATTAATATTTATGgcctataaatatttaaaacatTGTGCTTTTATCATCATGTTTTCCTAATATTTCGTTTACTTAGTATCTATTTATTTAAGATTCTATTTATAGACAATTAATCAACTAATTCATACTCTAGACATACCACACAAAAACCCAATTATACCACTATATTATAACCAATTTTCATGCATTGTCTCAATGACCTTTAAGTGTAATATTcgattataataaattaaagttatattttatgtaaaaaatgcaacactaaaataataattatcatgCAAAACCAAACTTTTATTTAAGACATTACTTGAGCAAAAATTCATTAACATGAAAACTAGAAAACACTCTTCTTATACTTAAGAAGATACTTATTTCCATTGTCAACAAAACCGATAAATAAACTTCCAAAAAACATTCAAAACAATAATCCAAATAACTGAAACCGACTAATCATTAttccttgaaaattattttaataaactaaaatcttgcaaaaataatattaagtcCCTTCATTTGCTTCCTTCATTGCCATACTGGAAAATTCCAGAGTAAAAATCCATTTCCTCATTTCCTTGATCTCCCTCAGACAAGAGAAATTCTTTAGCTTTTAATTCTTCCTTATCTCCTTTGGTCTCTCCCCTTACTCTTTTATCCTCACTTTGCTCTCCTTTTTCCATAAAGTCATTTGTGGGAAATCCTTTTCCtaaaaataatcacaaaactaataataaaatacCTTATGCATTCAAAAGAAAACATAAATTACCAAAAATTAAAACACGTACCATCATCATTCACTTTAACCcgtttttcagaaaaactcACACTTGCATCTTCTTCGTGCGATCTTGTTGCTCCTAACAATCTTCTACTCAAAGATGTGTTATTTATATCCCCATGCCAATTTATTGCTAACGGAATAGATGGGATCATATGTTCCAAACCCGCTGTTTTTATTTGATCATCATAATTCATTGGTGGATTATACCCTTCCTCTATTTTTTCCATTAAATCCAAACAATTCCTATCTATATGATCCAGACATCcacaataataacaaaattttgaTATGCGCTCATATCGGAAAGAGATACTCATGGAAATTTTGCCATTTTCAGATTCGAAATTCATTCCTTTTTCCAAAGGTTTAGATGACTCCCATAAAACTCTAATTCTCATAAATGTTCTCTTATTATGAAATTCCAAAAATTTCCCCAAATGGCTAGCTATTTCCATACCCAAAGACTTATTAATCCTATGAAGAGGAATTCCAAAAACTTGGATCCATATAGGcacatgtttaaaattttccaCAGTAATTTGATTTACATaatgataatttaatttatttaaattatcatTATGTAAATATTAACAATATATAGATTTGGAAAATTCTTCAATAGACACTCATTTTAAAGGCTCACTAGTGTGTCCAATATCAAACAATATAATTGGTGATAGCTATTAAATGTAGGATTTTTGTGGTAAGGCTTACTGTAGAGAATCAAAACTCAGTAAAATTGGGGTGCACCTATACAacctttaaattattatttgattggCCCATATAATTTTAGTGCACAGTAAATAATAGCCCTAAAAATAAcaatctctctttctttctttctctctctctctctctctctctctctctctctctctctctctctctctctctctctctctatttttgtctctcttcatcttcttcactcCAAGCCGCCGACGATTCCTTCTCCCTCAGTTCCGGCAACACCGAcaactctctttctctcaacCCCAGAGTCCAGCGAGAGATTCCCTCTCCAACCCTCAATCCCTCAAATAAAAGTATACATTCAAAGATGAAAATTCAATATTGATTCAGGATTTCAACAAAGAAACAACACTGCTGCCATACTCTCTTTTGATCCCATGAATCCACTTATAAATAACcaattactattattttattaaacttcaatattttaataaatcaatgttataataaatatttatatatattttgtaaataaataaacaaataatttttaaaaaataaatgaataaatattcTATGTACGAAAATCCACTAAAATACTATGTGTCTCAATATTATAACCAATCACTATTTAAGATTTTAAGGGTGTATGGGTGTGACCAATATTAGGGTGTCTATTGTAGAACTACCCTATagattttgtataaatatttttattattagttttttttttattttttttacatattcttATAATTTTGATAACTCATTTTAGTATTGGTATTTTTGAACTTTTAAAGTAGCCTAATATATAGTTATTCAAATGTAATCTAGAGTTAGCAACtcttatttttacacttctaaCTTTTCTAACTATTATAATATAGGACGATATTTTTAggttataatttataataaaaacgTCATGtgcataataaaaaaatcaatttttgacataaaaatataaaattactaAATATTTGATTATAAGTACTTTTTCCTTTTATGCAGATAATTTTTGTAACATACAAGATATTGATGTTATGCATGTGTATTTTGGAAGTTTAGTTTTAATCTAAAAATTTAATAGTTGGCCCCCCCTGTTATTTGAACTTGGCTCCGCCCCTGTTAATAGCCTTCATATTTTACACTCACAGACAGAATCACCACAGCAACGTGATAACACCTAGAAaataactattaattctggcgagATGGAGTAAGAACAGTGAAATCGgcttcaaataaataaatcacgttaaaacaaccgtaaaacaatactaaaacaaataataaaataaaagaaaaaaagaattaaaaaaactaaCCATATTTTCACAGTctcaacaccagatgcaatGGATACTATATTAGCAAGCCCAAAAAAATCAGAATAAAAAACCACTcttattttgttaaaaaatgtgactgaaaattttaaaaattaaaaaaaaaatgaaaaaaagataaagaagaagaactgaaaaaaaataaataaaaatatatatgttaatagAGAGAGAACTTGAggaataatagaaaaaaaaaaaagattataacTTATGAATGTtgaaacacaaacaaaaaattacaaggAGAAAGAATAATGAAAAGTAGGATGATGAAAATATATAAGAACGTGTAAAGTATATATGGTGTGATATATTTtatcatcaaattaaattaacaaaaaaaagaaCTTAGACAAATTTGACAACACTACGTCGAATCAAAACttttttaaaacataaaatgtaATGAAAAAGGACATGCAAATACAATGAGCTGCCACGtgtgttaaaaataaaataacaatttttttttattaaaaacacAGTATATCAGTATTAAAATAGAATTGTAAAAATGTAACAATTATTAgtaatagtaaaattaaaataaaataaaaaaacagtatggagtgtaaatttttctaaattatatGAGGCGATAATATAACAACAATGAAGAAGGACATGCAAATACAATGAGCTACCACATGTGTTAAAAATAGaacaacaaattttttttattaaaatcacAGTATATCATattaaaatagaagtaaaaatgTAACAATTATTAGGTAATagtgaaattgaaataaaataagattaaaTAGTATGAAgtgtaaatttttctaaattatatGAGGCGATAATATGAAAAGGCACTGGTGTCTTTCATTTAGCATTTAAGATCTTCCATAATTTTCAATgttttgtgaataaatataatcTCTCACCTTTTTTTAGGTAGCAAATTTACTTGAAAACATAGTGGTATTTTAGAAAAGTTTGATTGGGGTATTGTTAATAATAATTGGATGAATCTTTTtcccaacttttttttttgaagcacTTGGTTTACTTTGGCAAATATGGAACATAAGGAATTCTGCTCTCTTTCAAAAACCGTGTGTAACTCATAATGTGCAAGATTTTGTTTTAAGTTATTTGCAGGAATATCAGGACGCTCAACATCTCTCCTCTGCATCACCTTTACCAAAGACCCCCTCTTCACCTGAGTTGGATCAACTCCTTCACGAAAATACTCATACCTTATTTGTGGATGCTGCTTTAAACCCCGAAGAAGCTGCCACTGGTCTGGGTCTGGTTTTCACGCAGGGTCTGTCTCATGTTCACAAATCCGCAAAGATTTATAAGTCTGGAGCTCCCACTCCAATTTTTGCTGAAGCTCAAGCACTTTATGAAGGACTCCAATGGTGTATGACTTCCCAGTTGAACCCAAGATTCATCTTCTCAGATTGTCTTAATCTGGTCTCTAAGGTCAATGGTAATTGACAAGACTACTCTTCCTTATCCACTCTTATTCAGAAGATAAGATCCTTCCTCTCCAGGTTCCCTGAAGCTTCCTTGCTGCATGTAGTGCGCCAACTTAATCACAATGCTCATTCTCTGGCAAAGGCAGCTCTCAGGTTGCAAGATGAAGACTTGGAGGATTCGTTTTAGTCTCCTCCTTCAGCTGTTTTGGTTCTCttgtgtttctttttctttgtaaCAGCCTCttgtttatcaaaaaaaaaaaaaaaaaaaacttctaaTTATGCTATATGCAttattatgatgatgatgattatttattaaattagttaaGAGTGTTGTTTGTAATTGTTGGAAACCAAATCTCAACTCACTTACTTACCCTTCCTTTCATTTCCTTTGGcgagtgagagagagagtatGAATCCGTTGTCAAATAATACTAAATACAACTTACCAATTCAATTAACAAGTAAACTTCATTCAAGTAACAAAATGATtgttaattttatgtaaattaGACCGATAGAATATTTCACAAATAAATAAGAATTGCAAAACAGATGACAATTGGCCGGAATAACAATCGGCGGCTGCTACAATGGGTCAAAAGAAAACCCTAGCAGACTTAATGTTGCCAATCATTTAAGATTCAAGAACTCAAAACAGGACTAATTGGCAGGAATACAGTATACATTATACATACCATTGGAAAAGTTGGTCTACTCTTTGCTACAGGATTACTCAAAAGCGCAGACCAATGCTCACCAAAACGCAAGTATCACTGCTGGTCCTAGCTACTGCAAGCTCTACTTTCAGCTTTATCTAATTCTTTCCCATGGCCTCCTTATGGCTGGTACAAACTTAGCACTGATGCAGCCACTTGCAAGGATACATATTGAGAATTGGTTTTGATGCTAAGATTCAAAACAGTAAGGGGGGTGTTGTGGCTGGTTATTATTCCTCTATTCCAAGTGCTCTTCTCTCCATTTATGCAGAAGCACAAGCTCTTTCCAATGCTCTTAATCGGTGTGTTGCAGTGAAGTTTTATTTAGCTTTAATCATGTCAGATTGCTAAGTCTTAGTCAACAAAATTAAGCATAAGTGAAAAACAGATCTTCTCTTTCAGATTTGATTCACAATATTGTATTCTTTTTATCAAATTTTCCTAATACTGGTATCTGTTTTATTCCTAGAGACCAAAATGTTTTAGCTCATAGTTAACAAAAAGAACATTAGGAACAGATAAAGAATGTGTTTGGAATTCAAGTAGTTCCAACCGTTGTATTTCTAATCTTGTAACTTTAAACATTTTTATCTACTGAACTTGGAGATCAGTTtctcataaaaataaataaataaataaaatgatatgTATTAATGCAATATTATATGCATTTTATTTTGAGCGTAGAGGGTGGCCGATGGCAAGGTATTTTTTTGGCTTTTGAATTTGTGTTTGTACTTTGTAGTCATGAAATAATTTATTAGATCGTgtacttttttatatatacatttttagtGAGCTCACGTGATTGATTCACATGACTAGCACAtggtattttttgttttttgtttttttttttcttttctttttttgaatggGTAGCACATGGTTATTTAGTTGCTAAATCGACAACTTTTACACTTTCAACTATGGTTGTTTTATAAggtatttttaatttctcaaaCCGCACCTGGATTACAAAACTAAAAAACTGTAAAAACCGCACTACAAAAAATATTGCGGTGCGATACGATTTCTGCGATTTGgactatcatcaaataattaaactattacaaatataataaaatttgagcaacacttatcaaaaatacaataaggcttcaaaataaatatgaaaaatatttcaagtttcaacaatacaataattagtaggCTTTGGGCTAGActttcacatattggacctttataaatataaaaattggtattttttataatatgcaGTGCGGTGCgatttgaaccgcatattaacaattcaaaaaaaCTGCAAACTGTACTGCACcgtacaatttaaaaaaaaattcaaaccacaACCGCACTGTAAAAGATTTCAAACAGCACTTTTTTTGTGGTGCGGTACAGATGACTTAAGCGATTTGATGAACAACTTACTTTCAACCAGAGATATATGGCAAAATCTTTAAAGCATTTTGTTCTACATTATTCTTTAAAATGTCCTATCAAAATactactatttatatttttattaattattaatattcctctcattattattactatgattattctaaaatggtattcatctcattattaataatgtatttattatatttattcatatataatatcaaaatataactgTTCACATTAAAAATAACTAACACTCGCTTGTTAGATTGACGATGAAATAAGACATGAATAGAGTAAATAAAGAGacatatataatttatagtAGCTCACTCCTCATATCGCTATAATAATGAAACTACATCtactttgagttttttttttctcacgaGAATTACAAGAGAGTTTACTAAGTGTGAAAGCTTTAAATTTCTAAAGAGAGAACTTAGAGGGAGATGCTTTGACCTTATGGAAACTAGTCTGAATGTGAAACATGAGCTAGAtgagctctccttttatagggAAAGAagtcatattaaaataataacaaatattcaaaaaaaaaatatataaaaaatacatttaagcTATTTTGACCGTTAGTGATGATCTAACGGTGAAATTGACTCTAGAGGTCGTTCATCAATTTTTGGAGCTCGAGTCGCGTATGTAGATGCCGTTTTGGTAAGTTGTAGTTAAAATTTGTAACTCTCTTGAGGACAATATTGGACTTGATATCTTCAGAATCATGATTAGAGTGTGAAACATGACTTGATAGAGCATGAAATAGTTTCGAAATTCAAGTTGAACCGCGTCAACCTGATtaatattgagtgagttatgactGTGTTACTACATGTTGCTCTAATACCggcacccaggttgacattcAGTATCTAGGTTGATATATGACGTCAACGTGGATGCTTGATCAGTGGAAAAACGTGTTGGGAATGTATTTTTTgatgcctaagtgatattttgacatcacttaATCAATTTCTTTGCTCTGGTGAAGCCGTTCACTAGTTCTCGAAGATGTTTCACGAAATCAGGAGACTCAAAATTACCCGATTTGCAACTAGTGAACTTTgccacaaaaagaaaaatatgaagTTGTGAATCTGATTTGTCTAAGTTCATATGTCTCATTTACTATGAAAACCTAGACGAACGCTTGAGACAAAAGCAAGATAAGAAGAACCCAGCGCATCAGGTCGTACATCAACTTAGGCGCTGGGTGCCCTTTTCGGAGCTTTTGGGTGTCATTTTAATGCTTCTAAGGTATTCAAAATTGAGGACAATGTATCTTACCTCATTTTTGACCATGTCGGAGAGAATGCTCAGAGCAGAATTCGCATTTGAGTGACGGAAACCAATGCACCAGGTtgaatgtcaacctgggcgctaggCCCAACACCAGGTCAACCTAGGCGCTGGGCTCAGTTTTTGGCCTTTCAGGATTTTCGTTTTCTCCCCTAGTTTACTTGTATATTCTTTATTTATGATGACAGAAAAAATTCCTGGAAGACTTTTCGGAAAAACTCCTTGGAAATGACCTAGGTTGATAAAATGTCAACCTGAGCATAGGGGTTCAGCACCAGGTCAACCTGAGCGTTGGGTCCTTGTTTTTTCCACTAGATGGCTCTGTTTGACTCATGTGAGCACTTGTATCTTAATTATCGATGAAAGCAAAGAATATGCCCAGAAGACCTTATCAGATTTGCAGATAGAAGTGGATACCTCGATCGAACCTTAAATAGGAAGAAGAGGAGATTTCTTGAAGCTAAAGCAGTCATATCCCCTTTCCATGCAGAATATGAATCATCGTGTTAATAGCCTTAATAATGGCTATCGTCTCAGTTCCCAACACTCGCACCCCCAATTTGATCCAAATCCCCTCCCACAACCATCTCAAGATACAATTATTACAAATAAAAGGGAGGAATGTCAAAAGACTTCCAAGTGTAATGAGTTGATCAAATGACaaggaaagaaaaatatttaatggtAGCAGAGTAATTAATAAGAGATTTAACAAGGGAAAATACCTGATAAGAATCATTAAGAAAACTATTAATGCAAGAGGGAAGTGAAGAGAGACTTGGGGCAGAAGAACGAAAGGATTGGATATTTTGAATGTTTGAACCTTGTACTAGAATATTTGAAAATGtatattaagattaattatgttaaaataacatgaaagtGTAAATTGTAGAACAATATGATTGTAAACTGaactaaatatataaaattttcctaAATTTAGCTTAAAGTAATAATTGATATGTAGTCTTAACTATATGTTTATAAACTTGCTACAATTTTATTTCATCTGTTTGAGACTTGAGTTCACACATCAAATcctacaaaatattttaatacaAATTCACCGTTTACTGATCATTTTTTTTGGAAGGGTATTGATAATTACTGAAATATTACAAGTTTTCCgtagaaaaaaaattgcaagtttTAGAATGTGGTTCATGGAAAATTGTTGTTGTGGATGGTagaaccaacttaaataaataaaaaagaaaaacagagaAGATATAAGACAAATGACACTTAATAGTAGACCTTGTTTGAGTTGTACGTTATGAAcaaaaaaatatccaaatatatatatttgattatttgtaTGGTTGGATTGGTTGGTTGGTAGATAGATATTTTGTTTGATGGATAAGCATTGAAAACAATAGCTTATTTGTTCAAAAGTATCactacactaaaaaaaaattgtacatcTAATTATTAATGAGGGTAAAATTGATATATTCAACAAAGAGGAGGGTACAATGGGAAATAAGTATTGCAAGTGACATATTTGGACAACTCATTGACTTGgggaaaatagataaataagaGCATGATGAGATTTGAATTTGTTAGTTTCTTTAAGGGCGGggacttattttattttgaattaagaCTATACTTAATAGCTTGGACTAGGACTAGTCTATGAGGACTATGTctcaattttttaagttatatatttGTATACATGTAGCATGTTACTATGGCTAGGACTAGGtctcaatttttattattttcttgaaATGTACTAGGTCTCAATTTAATAATACATAACACGAttccatttaaaataataataataaataataaagataattacagcaaaaatctctaaaaattTAAGATTGATGTAGATTAGTGtccaaactcaaaaattggCAGTAATAGTCCTTAAAGTCAAGTTTTCTGTAAGTCCGTTAGTCCCTTTTTCTAACGGATCCgttaaatccaaataaaatagcacgtgttaaatttttattggtctaaataataatttcaattaaaatcttttaaaataataaaaaaaaaactaaaaaaaaaattattttaaaatcatgaaacaacttttttttttcttcttttgtttttcCTCTTGGTCTTCTACCTCTCGCTACTTCCTTGCCCATCCCATTTTGATTCTTCTTTCAGCCTGCCACACAATACCCATCCTCAAATTTTGCTATATATAATAGATCCAAATATATATTagtgtagaaaaaaaaaatacagtaaagaGTCAAAATGTTCTTCTTCCAGTCCCAGTAAACCCAAACCCATTCCCAGTAAAAAAAACCCGAAATGGCAAATCAAATTCCCATTCTCAAagttttgtctaattttagtaaaaaaattctaacatggatgaaagttcagggggcatgatttagtacatatcaaagtttgatgggcatgatttggtagatatcaaaatctgaggagcatggtttagtacataaacaatcattgaaacaataaaattgaatgaaattagacaaaagtccttaaatctaacaatctcaatagttcaggggaaattttaacgtccaaaaaagttcagggggcgtgatttggtatatgtcaaagtttggggggaaaaaaatcctaattagcctaatttttttatatagttatttataaaatattattgaaaaGTTACCATTAGATTTGATTAAATCTAAAGTTATAACTAAGACATATAATAGGAATGATAAAATATAGGAAACACAATTTGCATGActtatttcttctttctgcctTTTGTTGCCATCATCGGTCGACTATCTCTAAAAGTTTTAGGAATTATCATCTGAACAAGGTATTATCacttttgtccaaaagcttatttaccatatctctaagcactaagggaactctcatgAAAAtaactttgggaattatcaagccttgtATTTTCTAACAAGTGCTTATTCCCGTTGTCAACCATTCAGTGGCTTTAAAAAGGCTTCAGTCCAAAGTTGGTAGTGATCTAGCTCTGTTTGATGTCGATCTTCTAGAGCAAACAGTTGGTACCTACTGCCAACTAAGCGTAGATAGGTGGGCTACAGAATTTAGCCAAGACACAATCTTCCTGGCGTAATTCACTTTGTCATTAGGCTGCTAGAGTTAGTATTCTCAATTAATgttgtaattaattttattcatcATATTTTACTAACGTTATTTTATTCTACTCTTTTTAAGGAAAAATGCTCGCAGAACACTGTTTGGAAAATGACTTTAGAGTTAGAGAACCTCGAGACCGAACGCGAGGCATTTAACAAAAAGAGGGAGGAGGCTATGTCCAAGTTGGAAGAGATCCATAATCTAATGACAGAGCTCGTGGATCAACAAGTTAAGGATAGGTTCCAATCTCATATCAATGACATTATCAAATCTTACAAGTAGGACTTTTGGAAGCAATAGAAGCAGGCATATGAGTATAAGGAGAATTACAACCAAGCTAAGGGTCGAATCGAGACCTTGGAAGCTCACGAGTTAAGTCTAAAAGATAAGCTTCAGAACGCGGAGTGTGATCTGAGGAATACTGGACTAAGGGTGGATGTGCTAAATAAGGACCTTGATGAGAATAATAATTGCATCTACATCCTGGAACGGGATCTTAGGCTCATGAGGCTCATGACTGGCTTCTGTGATGCTTCATTGCTAGCCAAGAAGGACCTTACCACCAAACTTGAGGCCCAAACCAAGgaaaaactaaaatttaactTCAACTAACAAAAGCAAAGAGGAAAGCAGAAGAGGAACTGGAAGCCGTGAAAAAGAAAGCAGAAGAAGACCTAGCAGTAGCAAATGTTTGTACGAGGGAAGATTTATCAAACTCCTTTCTTATTGCCCTTCATACATTATGGAAGAGGGATCCTAATGTTTTGAAGATTCTTggagaagaggaaaagaattTCCTTCCTCTAATCCACGATCTAGATAGGAAAAATCTTCCAAATGATGAAGAGGCAGAGGACTCTGAGTCAGAAATTGACCTTCCAACCGAAGTGCTAAGCTCAAGACTTACTCAAACTGATTCAACTACTGGGCTTGCTGTTCCAAAGTTTTGTGTCAGCTAACACTGAAGCTTCCATGCAATCTTAATGgccttatattattttttatttttgtttggggGACAAGGGTCCCCCTTTTAATCATTTTGAAGATAATAGTTTTGCTCTTGTCATAGAGTTTTATTGTTTGTAatttaactttccttttatcGTCCCTAAAGACTAGATAGTTTTTTAATTACTTCCACACAATCACTTAGATTTCAAATGCATTAAGGGTTAGGAATAAAAGAAttttgttaagttagttatctTCCAAACACCCTGAGGTTCTAGCTCCCACGACCTGACCCTTGgagttttaattttatactcagactttttaactatttaagattaaaataataaatctgGAAAACTTATAAGAATTACTTACTCCTTGATCCTTGAGATTCTGGTTCCAAAAGTCTAAAACTTTTGGGCTTCAATTTTATTTCTTCAATGTTTCTGCTTTTCTTTATTGTCTTTGAAGCTTGAACTTCTTTCTTTAGTTTATCAACTTGAGTTAACTAGTGAACTATTAATATAAGTATGGTAAGATGGAAACTTACCCGCGGTTCCCTAAGGTTATGGTTCCAAAGGCCTGAACCTTATGGACTTCAATTTATGCTTCTACTCCAAACTGATTAATGAACATTCACacttaaaagaataaaatttttagatttttggaGGTGCatcgtgttgggttttgtgccctaaataaaactcatttcaatataatcagatttactaattaataaagatcagaaatcacattttatgttgcatggttcacatgatttatttcatgattatatttaatgtataaattctattaagtccataacatatgtatgtgtttattattatagtgttgtcatcacagtggaatataatcttgattatatgttcgaaagtttaattccatgatttgtcagttcactggatttagactggcatgataatcagcgataggtatacttacaccttggataagtgctatgacctttccagggcattggcaaagtttaccagtatcgaatgtatggagtatacattagaagggaccgatatttaaatttgaaatatttgaaaattttcatgaatttctagcaatggtgaataaccattaaggtaagtggttaaagatcttgcgaactgataggggtggagaaatatttggtagatatgcagttcaaaaatcattaagttgattttttgaattatatccaaacttacctccccagaaatttgatttgcatattgatgatagtataaggtctatgattagttactaatcgttgcctaagtccttctaaggaaatatcctagtgataggaaaatttcagaaggatgaaatggttgtgtacttagtataaaccattactagattcatggatgacctaatcgtaatcttaagaaaagctagaactgttaaccaagatttgcatgtttgttagctattctaagtgattaggggtggaccgtCTCATGGTCATTaatataagaaagtgtttgtttttacaaatactacttttctaagaaaatgactaagtctgaaaataaagta
This region of Cannabis sativa cultivar Pink pepper isolate KNU-18-1 chromosome 7, ASM2916894v1, whole genome shotgun sequence genomic DNA includes:
- the LOC115697763 gene encoding uncharacterized protein LOC115697763; translation: MEIASHLGKFLEFHNKRTFMRIRVLWESSKPLEKGMNFESENGKISMSISFRYERISKFCYYCGCLDHIDRNCLDLMEKIEEGYNPPMNYDDQIKTAGLEHMIPSIPLAINWHGDINNTSLSRRLLGATRSHEEDASVSFSEKRVKVNDDGKGFPTNDFMEKGEQSEDKRVRGETKGDKEELKAKEFLLSEGDQGNEEMDFYSGIFQYGNEGSK